A DNA window from Bradyrhizobium sp. CCBAU 53421 contains the following coding sequences:
- a CDS encoding tripartite tricarboxylate transporter substrate-binding protein, with protein MQLYSRRAILAGFSALALPLPVIAADRPLRIVFPFAPGGSGDSIARLFAEQLHIRLGKVAIVENLAGAGGRIGAQAVKNAAPGEETVLFASASQFTLQPHLFRSLGYDAERDFVPLSQVMTVDLALAVSGKLPIHSAQELIDWMKANPAQAVYGSPGAGTAPHFICGEFGRITGLNLRHTPYKGTPAALPDVLAGRVPMYMAFVSELLEQHGGGGIRIIATAATARSSFLPQTATLKESGIDIDASGWFAFYAPAHSSRQFVERLGKEIIAIGSDPEMRAKIHAMGCEPTGTTSDELKHIQRADLDRWGPIVRASGFPIED; from the coding sequence ATGCAGCTTTACTCGCGTCGCGCCATACTGGCCGGGTTTTCGGCTCTGGCTCTTCCGCTACCCGTTATTGCCGCCGACCGGCCGCTGAGGATCGTGTTTCCGTTCGCGCCTGGCGGATCGGGAGATTCGATCGCTCGGCTGTTTGCCGAGCAGCTCCACATCAGGCTCGGCAAGGTGGCGATTGTGGAGAACCTTGCTGGCGCTGGCGGGCGCATCGGCGCTCAGGCAGTCAAGAATGCCGCACCGGGCGAGGAGACAGTGCTGTTTGCTTCCGCTTCGCAATTCACGCTCCAGCCGCATCTCTTCAGGAGCTTGGGATACGATGCAGAGCGCGACTTTGTACCCCTTTCGCAGGTGATGACGGTCGATCTGGCTCTAGCGGTCAGCGGGAAGCTGCCTATCCATTCAGCGCAAGAGCTCATCGACTGGATGAAAGCCAATCCCGCACAGGCCGTGTACGGCTCGCCCGGAGCGGGTACAGCACCTCATTTCATCTGCGGCGAGTTTGGCCGGATCACAGGCCTGAACCTGCGCCACACGCCCTACAAAGGTACGCCTGCTGCCCTCCCGGATGTGCTGGCCGGCAGGGTCCCGATGTATATGGCATTTGTTTCCGAGCTCCTGGAGCAACATGGAGGCGGTGGCATACGCATCATCGCCACCGCAGCCACCGCTCGATCTTCCTTCCTGCCCCAAACCGCGACTCTCAAGGAGAGCGGGATCGATATCGATGCGTCCGGATGGTTCGCATTCTATGCGCCTGCCCATTCTTCCCGTCAGTTCGTTGAGCGCCTGGGAAAGGAGATCATTGCAATCGGGAGCGATCCCGAAATGCGCGCAAAGATTCATGCAATGGGCTGCGAGCCGACAGGAACGACTTCGGACGAACTTAAACATATCCAGCGCGCCGACTTAGACCGCTGGGGGCCGATCGTGAGGGCATCTGGATTCCCGATCGAGGACTAG
- a CDS encoding 2-keto-4-pentenoate hydratase has product MERVLAAAKAIASARRSRAPLKALAKDVVPLDEAEGYRVQYALHDLLQPQVGSLVGYKIGCTSAVMQEYINIPHPCGGGVFEKVVHDSGVKLPAADFVHVGVECEIAVRLARSLAPGEAPFTAEWVAEAIDAYYPAIEIVDDRYVKWETLGAPTLIADDFFAAGCVLGEAVPRITVPDLRKVTGRAIVNGKEEGRGTGADVLGHPHNALAWLANHLAAEGRGLHAGQIVLTGSLVKTVWLKAGDTVVMELDGLGKVEATFT; this is encoded by the coding sequence ATGGAACGGGTCCTCGCGGCCGCAAAGGCGATCGCCAGCGCGCGCCGCAGTCGCGCGCCGCTCAAGGCGCTCGCCAAAGACGTCGTGCCGCTTGACGAGGCCGAGGGCTATCGCGTGCAGTACGCGCTGCACGATTTGCTGCAGCCGCAGGTCGGCAGCCTCGTCGGCTACAAGATCGGCTGCACCAGCGCGGTGATGCAGGAGTACATCAACATCCCGCACCCCTGCGGCGGCGGGGTGTTCGAGAAGGTCGTGCATGACAGCGGCGTGAAGCTGCCGGCGGCCGACTTCGTCCATGTCGGCGTCGAGTGCGAAATCGCGGTGCGGCTGGCGCGCAGTCTCGCGCCCGGCGAAGCGCCGTTCACCGCCGAATGGGTCGCGGAGGCCATCGATGCGTACTATCCGGCGATCGAGATCGTCGACGACCGCTACGTCAAATGGGAGACGCTCGGCGCGCCGACGCTGATCGCCGACGACTTCTTCGCCGCCGGCTGCGTGCTCGGCGAGGCCGTGCCGCGCATCACCGTGCCCGATCTGCGCAAGGTCACCGGACGCGCGATCGTCAACGGCAAGGAGGAGGGGCGCGGCACCGGCGCCGACGTGCTCGGCCATCCCCACAACGCGCTCGCCTGGCTCGCCAATCATCTCGCCGCCGAGGGCCGCGGCCTGCATGCCGGCCAGATCGTGCTGACCGGCAGCCTGGTCAAGACGGTGTGGCTGAAGGCAGGCGACACTGTCGTGATGGAGCTCGATGGGCTCGGCAAGGTGGAAGCGACATTCACCTGA
- a CDS encoding carbonic anhydrase, with protein sequence MCQLCEITPSSRTSRRFFLAAAACAAAGLALAPAATAKETKSPPKPQNVLPPDAALDRLVKGNLRYVEGVSRRHDFKHEREALAGGQNPFAGILSCADSRIAPEYAFDTGRGDLFVCRVAGNFASDEMIASLEYASSVLGVPLFMVLGHDSCGAVDAAIKSLKDNTTLPGHLPSLVTAIAPAVKATEGKPGDRLGNAIRQNVIDNVAKLKAATPILSAAVDQGKLRIVGAVYRLTDGKVELVTDAKRPAT encoded by the coding sequence ATGTGCCAACTCTGCGAGATCACGCCTTCCAGCCGAACCTCCCGACGTTTTTTCCTTGCTGCCGCGGCGTGCGCCGCAGCCGGCCTTGCCCTCGCGCCGGCTGCGACGGCCAAGGAGACAAAATCGCCGCCGAAGCCGCAGAACGTGCTGCCGCCGGACGCCGCGCTCGACCGGCTGGTGAAGGGCAATCTGCGCTACGTCGAAGGCGTTTCGCGGCGGCATGATTTCAAGCACGAGCGCGAGGCGCTGGCCGGCGGACAGAACCCGTTCGCCGGCATCCTGAGCTGCGCGGACTCCCGCATCGCACCGGAATACGCCTTCGACACCGGCCGCGGCGATCTGTTTGTCTGCCGCGTCGCCGGCAATTTCGCCAGCGACGAAATGATCGCGAGCCTCGAATACGCGTCGTCGGTGCTCGGCGTGCCGCTGTTCATGGTGCTCGGCCACGACAGCTGCGGGGCGGTCGACGCCGCGATCAAATCGCTGAAGGACAACACCACCCTGCCCGGCCACCTGCCCTCGCTGGTCACCGCGATCGCGCCGGCGGTGAAGGCGACCGAGGGCAAGCCGGGCGACCGGCTCGGCAACGCGATCAGGCAAAACGTCATCGACAACGTCGCGAAGCTGAAGGCGGCGACACCGATCCTCAGCGCCGCGGTCGATCAGGGCAAGCTTCGGATTGTCGGCGCGGTCTACCGGCTGACCGACGGCAAGGTCGAGCTTGTCACCGACGCCAAGCGACCGGCGACTTGA
- a CDS encoding SRPBCC domain-containing protein, translating to MNKTTTEIRSAIVEREFPHPPEKLWRALTQPHLMEEWLMKNDFKPEVGHSFNLRGEWGGVLDCKVLTVEPHRTLSYTWNFAHEDAAYNLESVVVFTLTPTAKGTHLRVEQSGFQPHQKQAYGGAHAGWKQFLENLDQLLVREG from the coding sequence ATGAACAAGACCACCACCGAGATCCGCTCCGCGATCGTCGAGCGTGAATTTCCTCATCCGCCGGAAAAGCTCTGGCGCGCGCTGACGCAACCGCATCTGATGGAGGAGTGGCTGATGAAGAACGACTTCAAGCCCGAGGTCGGGCACAGCTTCAATCTGCGCGGCGAGTGGGGCGGTGTGCTGGACTGCAAGGTGCTCACTGTGGAGCCGCACAGGACGCTGTCCTACACTTGGAATTTCGCGCATGAAGATGCCGCCTACAATCTCGAGAGCGTGGTGGTCTTCACGCTGACGCCGACCGCGAAGGGCACCCATCTGCGCGTCGAGCAGTCCGGCTTCCAGCCGCATCAGAAGCAGGCCTATGGCGGCGCCCATGCGGGGTGGAAGCAGTTCCTCGAGAATCTCGATCAGCTGCTGGTGCGGGAAGGCTGA
- a CDS encoding methyltransferase, with translation MTTDHREKLLDLVQSHRVTAVIYVAARLGLAELLRDGPRTVEELASRTHADRDALARLLVALSTVGICSRVGEGRYLLNELGAGLDGAAEGSFKYWVIFEGSMLVRRWDGLLDSIMSGKTAAQLQDVDDNFDLMARTPEHVRIFNEAMTDLTRLVTHDLLQAYDFGTISHLMDVGGGSGELMGAVAREYSNIKGTVFDLPRCADAANQNFGHLGISDRVDFVAGDFFHAVPAVADAIILKSIIHDWDDERSRIILGNCRKALPQKGRLLLVERAMPELPGTDDAGRSCAMSDLNMLRGPGGRERTEREYHRLLTESGFRPIAVLRAGRFNLTESRLC, from the coding sequence ATGACCACCGATCACCGCGAAAAGTTGTTGGATCTTGTTCAATCGCACCGTGTGACGGCTGTGATCTATGTCGCTGCCAGGCTGGGCCTTGCCGAACTGCTGCGCGACGGACCGCGAACGGTCGAAGAACTCGCGAGTCGAACCCACGCGGACCGGGACGCACTGGCCCGCTTGCTCGTCGCTCTCTCGACCGTCGGCATTTGCTCTCGCGTCGGCGAAGGCCGCTACTTGCTAAACGAACTGGGGGCCGGGCTCGACGGTGCTGCTGAAGGATCGTTCAAGTACTGGGTCATCTTTGAAGGCTCCATGCTGGTCAGGAGGTGGGATGGTCTTCTGGATTCGATCATGTCGGGGAAGACGGCTGCCCAACTCCAGGACGTCGACGACAATTTCGATCTGATGGCGCGCACGCCAGAGCATGTGCGGATATTCAATGAAGCGATGACAGACCTGACACGGCTCGTCACGCACGATCTCCTGCAGGCCTACGACTTTGGCACGATCTCCCACTTGATGGACGTCGGAGGCGGCTCCGGGGAACTCATGGGCGCCGTGGCGAGAGAATACTCGAATATCAAAGGAACGGTTTTCGATCTGCCGAGGTGCGCCGACGCCGCCAACCAGAACTTCGGTCACCTCGGAATCTCCGACCGCGTCGACTTTGTTGCAGGCGATTTCTTTCACGCGGTGCCTGCAGTGGCCGATGCGATCATCTTGAAAAGCATTATTCACGACTGGGATGACGAGCGCAGCCGCATCATTTTGGGAAACTGCCGCAAAGCGCTTCCACAAAAAGGCAGATTGCTATTAGTCGAACGTGCGATGCCGGAATTGCCCGGTACCGATGACGCGGGCAGGTCGTGCGCGATGAGCGATTTAAACATGCTGCGCGGTCCAGGTGGACGGGAACGGACCGAAAGGGAATATCATCGGCTCCTGACAGAGAGCGGCTTCCGTCCCATCGCGGTTCTCCGCGCCGGCCGCTTTAATCTGACCGAGTCGCGGCTTTGTTGA
- a CDS encoding LysR family transcriptional regulator — protein sequence MQWHDRIGRRLRLKDLHTLQTVAEVGSMAKASHRLGLSQPAISKAITDMEHAVGAALLDRTSRGVELTECGRLLVDRTRVVFDEIKLGVTDIVQRSDPAQGLVAIGTTEPVTAIVTEIIGHLVRRYPGIRYHITIGDRDALEHALRQRMLDLAITRWAPLPVADDLSAEVLFRSSLAVMAERRHPLLRSRKKLKLAELMQEQWTLSPPDSFLGRTGVELFRRHNLPLPPTTVTTISIYMRLNLLASSRFITLLPMQILRMRSSSAWLRALNVDLGDTSAPIASITLKGRRAGGAVKLFQEASREVCKALVGVS from the coding sequence ATGCAGTGGCACGACCGCATCGGCCGACGCCTACGCCTCAAGGATCTGCATACGCTGCAGACCGTCGCAGAGGTCGGCAGCATGGCCAAAGCGTCTCACCGTCTTGGATTGTCGCAGCCTGCAATCTCCAAAGCCATCACCGACATGGAGCACGCCGTCGGGGCTGCGCTGCTGGATCGCACCTCGCGCGGGGTTGAACTCACTGAATGCGGTCGCCTTCTTGTCGATCGCACGCGCGTCGTTTTCGACGAAATAAAGCTAGGTGTTACCGACATTGTGCAAAGATCAGATCCGGCGCAAGGGCTCGTTGCGATCGGTACAACAGAGCCGGTCACCGCCATCGTTACAGAAATTATCGGACATCTCGTCCGCAGATATCCAGGCATCAGGTATCATATCACGATAGGTGATCGGGATGCGCTGGAGCATGCTCTGCGCCAGAGAATGCTAGATCTGGCCATAACGCGCTGGGCGCCGTTGCCGGTCGCGGACGATTTGTCCGCGGAGGTGCTGTTTAGATCCTCCCTTGCGGTGATGGCGGAGCGACGGCATCCGCTCCTGCGATCGAGGAAGAAGTTGAAGCTCGCAGAACTTATGCAAGAGCAATGGACGCTCTCGCCGCCCGATTCTTTTTTGGGGCGTACCGGCGTCGAGCTATTCCGGCGACATAACCTGCCGCTTCCGCCGACGACCGTCACCACGATTTCAATCTACATGCGGTTGAATCTGTTGGCGAGCAGCCGGTTTATAACCCTATTGCCCATGCAGATACTCAGAATGCGATCGAGTAGCGCATGGCTGCGCGCGCTGAACGTCGATCTTGGCGATACTTCTGCCCCGATAGCCTCAATCACCTTGAAGGGACGACGGGCCGGAGGTGCCGTCAAATTATTCCAAGAGGCCAGCCGGGAGGTCTGTAAGGCGCTGGTTGGAGTGAGCTGA
- a CDS encoding helix-turn-helix transcriptional regulator, translated as MPDAHDVLFRTLADPTRRAIFERLCREGEQTVGALTARAKISQPAVSKHLGVLKQAGLVRDRHEGRQTHYSAQLGALAPLIDWTSQMAGFWQNRFDHLEDLLKRMDQ; from the coding sequence ATGCCTGACGCTCACGACGTGCTGTTTCGAACCCTCGCAGACCCGACCCGCCGGGCGATCTTCGAGCGCCTGTGCCGCGAAGGCGAGCAGACCGTGGGCGCGCTGACGGCGCGGGCAAAGATCTCGCAGCCGGCGGTGTCGAAACATCTCGGTGTGCTGAAGCAGGCCGGGCTGGTGCGCGACCGCCATGAAGGAAGGCAGACGCATTACAGCGCGCAGCTTGGTGCGCTGGCGCCGCTGATCGACTGGACCAGCCAGATGGCGGGCTTCTGGCAGAACCGGTTCGATCACCTCGAAGATCTCCTCAAAAGGATGGACCAATGA
- a CDS encoding ClpXP protease specificity-enhancing factor SspB: MAGALLLVVASLPARAGIEPCNTAQMRIEMTALLRRAAEDRPVNITFATRADGVQLPAALIEKYPEEITIILQHEFDRLVVNDDGFEVGVWFSRKYARLAVPFDAIRSLWDGKVLMCTNNQL, translated from the coding sequence ATGGCTGGAGCGCTGCTGCTGGTCGTGGCCTCATTGCCGGCGCGCGCCGGTATCGAGCCCTGCAACACGGCGCAGATGCGGATCGAAATGACCGCGTTGCTCCGCCGTGCCGCGGAGGACCGGCCGGTCAACATCACCTTCGCGACGCGGGCCGACGGCGTGCAGCTGCCCGCCGCCCTGATCGAGAAATACCCCGAGGAGATCACGATCATCCTGCAGCACGAATTCGATCGCCTCGTGGTGAACGATGACGGCTTCGAGGTCGGCGTCTGGTTCAGTCGCAAATATGCCAGGCTCGCCGTTCCGTTCGACGCGATCAGGAGCCTGTGGGACGGCAAGGTTCTGATGTGCACGAACAATCAACTGTAG